The genomic window TGAAGTCGTAACTCCGACTGGCCCGGTTGTCAGCCAAGAGGTGGATATTGTCACCGCTCCTGGTGTTGACGGTGAGTTTGGAGTTTTGGCGAATCATGCCCCTTTTCTCAGTACGATCAAGGTTGGATCGCTGACCTATAAACATGGAAACACCACTGAGGTTTTTATGGTCAGTGGTGGGTTCTGTGAGGTCTCCAATAACAAGATCACTTTCCTGGTCGAAGCCGCAGAACGAGGCAGAGATATTGATGTGGACCGTGCCTTGCGAGCAAAGGAACGAGCAGAGAAAAGATTGGCTGCAGCCCAGCGTAAAGAGGAGAATATCAGCCAGATACGTGCTGAGGCCGCTTTACAAAGATCATTAGCTCGTTTAAAAGCAAGCCAGATAGCAAAATAGACTTTCACGTAAGTCACTGATATCGAAAAAGCCGCACCTGGTTGACAGGAGCGGCTTTTTCGTGTCAAGCTTGATGGCGTCGCAAAAAGCCCGATCTACTGCGTTGCAGCGCACTTTTGCTCATTCGGCACACCATATGTGTGCCTCATTCGCAAAAGCACACTGCGCCTCGGAGTCTCTCTTCGCTCGCTTACCTGTATATCGGCCCTTTTGCTTAGCCATCCCGTGACTTTTTGCGAGACCATCAAGCTTCTGATGGGTTATTTTTCTGCAAGATTTGCTTCCACCACAAAGTCGCCGTAGTCGGTCGAGAAGGGGATGACGATTGTTGGGGCATCTGTGTGGTACGCGATTTCAATCCCCTTGCCGGTGATCATTGTCGGGGTGGCGAGATCGAACTTGTGATTTGATTTCGCCAGTTGGGCCTTGGCCCCGCCGCAGATCATATTGGTAAGTTCGCCAACCGCATCGATAATATCCTCATCGATTTTGGTTTTAGGTTCCTCGTAGAGCATGTTGGCAACAATCCGGAGGATGCAGGATTCGGAAAAGCTCAAAACCATGCAGCCACAAATTGTTGATGAGGCCATGCCAATGATGCCGGTAATGGCGCCATATGAGTATGTATCTTTCTTCAGGGAGGGTCTGTTGGCTGAAACCCTTATCTGGCACATGGTTTCAAGTACATTTTTTGTCGAAGAGAGAAACGGGTTGATAAATTCAACTTTCATGAAACAATCCTATAAAGTCCCATTATAAGCG from Desulfobulbaceae bacterium includes these protein-coding regions:
- a CDS encoding chemotaxis protein CheX, with the translated sequence MKVEFINPFLSSTKNVLETMCQIRVSANRPSLKKDTYSYGAITGIIGMASSTICGCMVLSFSESCILRIVANMLYEEPKTKIDEDIIDAVGELTNMICGGAKAQLAKSNHKFDLATPTMITGKGIEIAYHTDAPTIVIPFSTDYGDFVVEANLAEK
- a CDS encoding F0F1 ATP synthase subunit epsilon; amino-acid sequence: MADRIQLEVVTPTGPVVSQEVDIVTAPGVDGEFGVLANHAPFLSTIKVGSLTYKHGNTTEVFMVSGGFCEVSNNKITFLVEAAERGRDIDVDRALRAKERAEKRLAAAQRKEENISQIRAEAALQRSLARLKASQIAK